The following proteins are encoded in a genomic region of Neisseria perflava:
- a CDS encoding acetylornithine/succinyldiaminopimelate transaminase, which translates to MQNYLTPNFSFAPMIPERALGSRVWDTEGREYIDLSGGIAVNALGHCHPDLVAALAEQSQKLWHISNIYTTQPAQELAKKLVENTFADKVFFCNSGAEANEAALKLARKYGRDHFGEHKTEIISCLNSFHGRTLFTVSVGGQPKYSKDYAPLPSDITHVPFNDIAALEAAVGDKTCAVIIEPIQGESGILPATQEYLQAARRLCDKHGALLILDEVQTGMGHTGKLFAYEHYGITPDIISSAKALGCGFPIGAILTTDKIAPTFGPGTHGSTFGGNPMACAVGSRAFDIINAPETLAHVEQQGQKLQTALRELGLKTGVFKEVRGMGLLLGGVLADKYAGKASEITAAALKHGLMVLVAGANVVRFAPSLLLNDEDMAEGLKRFEAALKEWTA; encoded by the coding sequence ATGCAAAACTACCTGACGCCCAATTTCTCATTCGCCCCCATGATTCCGGAACGCGCGCTCGGCAGCCGGGTTTGGGATACCGAAGGACGAGAATACATTGACCTGTCAGGCGGCATTGCTGTGAACGCGCTGGGGCATTGTCATCCCGATTTGGTCGCGGCCTTGGCCGAACAATCGCAAAAACTCTGGCACATTTCCAATATCTACACCACCCAACCGGCACAAGAATTGGCCAAAAAATTGGTCGAAAACACCTTTGCCGACAAAGTGTTTTTCTGCAACTCCGGCGCAGAGGCCAATGAAGCTGCGTTGAAACTGGCGCGCAAATACGGCCGCGATCATTTTGGCGAGCACAAAACCGAAATCATCTCCTGCCTCAACAGCTTCCACGGCCGCACCCTGTTTACCGTATCCGTCGGCGGCCAGCCCAAATACAGCAAAGATTACGCGCCGCTGCCGTCAGATATTACCCATGTTCCATTTAATGATATTGCCGCATTGGAAGCAGCCGTCGGCGACAAAACCTGCGCCGTGATTATCGAGCCGATTCAAGGCGAAAGCGGCATCCTGCCTGCCACCCAAGAATACCTGCAAGCTGCACGCCGTTTGTGCGACAAACACGGCGCCTTGCTGATTTTGGACGAAGTGCAAACCGGCATGGGTCATACAGGCAAACTGTTTGCCTACGAGCATTACGGCATCACACCCGACATCATCAGCTCCGCCAAAGCCTTGGGTTGCGGTTTCCCGATTGGCGCGATACTGACCACCGATAAAATCGCCCCAACCTTCGGCCCCGGAACACATGGCTCGACCTTTGGCGGCAATCCGATGGCATGCGCGGTCGGCAGCCGTGCATTTGACATCATCAATGCGCCCGAAACATTGGCACACGTTGAGCAACAAGGCCAAAAACTTCAGACGGCCTTGCGTGAATTGGGCCTAAAAACCGGCGTATTTAAAGAAGTCCGCGGCATGGGCCTGCTGCTTGGCGGCGTGTTGGCAGACAAATACGCAGGCAAGGCATCAGAAATCACCGCCGCCGCTTTAAAACACGGCCTGATGGTACTGGTTGCCGGAGCCAATGTAGTGCGCTTTGCCCCCAGCCTGTTGCTGAACGACGAAGACATGGCCGAAGGCTTGAAACGTTTTGAAGCGGCGTTAAAAGAGTGGACAGCCTAA
- a CDS encoding class I SAM-dependent methyltransferase, giving the protein MTDINPFANRLGKNIKHLMKWAKRNNIEAWRIYDRDIPQFPFAVDVYGDQIHLQEYDTGWLMQPEEYEAWLADVLEAIGFVTGFAPEQIHLKRRERQKGLQQYEKTGKTGDDFVITENGRKFWVNLDKYLDTGLFLDHRNTRKKVGETAAGKRFLNLFSYTGSFTVYAATGGAVSSETVDLSNTYLDWAKRNFELNGIDTEQHKIVRADVFQYLRNAAAEGKQFDLIVMDPPSFSNSKKMLDILDIQRDHKKLIDGAMNLLASDGILYFSNNLRSFVLDDSVAEQYAVKDISKQSVPDDFRNKKIHQCWEIKHK; this is encoded by the coding sequence ATGACCGACATTAACCCCTTTGCCAACCGCTTGGGCAAAAACATCAAACATCTTATGAAATGGGCCAAACGCAACAATATCGAAGCCTGGCGCATTTACGACCGCGATATTCCCCAATTTCCCTTTGCCGTCGATGTTTACGGCGACCAAATCCATCTTCAGGAATACGATACCGGCTGGCTGATGCAGCCCGAAGAATACGAAGCATGGCTTGCCGATGTATTGGAAGCTATTGGTTTTGTGACCGGTTTTGCGCCCGAACAAATCCACCTCAAACGCCGCGAACGTCAAAAAGGTTTGCAGCAATACGAGAAAACCGGCAAAACCGGCGACGATTTCGTCATCACTGAAAACGGCCGCAAGTTTTGGGTCAACCTCGACAAATACCTCGATACCGGACTTTTCCTCGACCACCGCAATACGCGCAAAAAAGTCGGCGAAACCGCAGCGGGCAAACGCTTCCTCAACCTGTTTTCCTACACCGGCAGCTTCACCGTCTATGCCGCCACCGGCGGCGCGGTATCCAGTGAAACCGTCGATTTGTCCAACACTTATCTCGATTGGGCGAAACGCAATTTCGAACTCAACGGCATCGACACCGAACAACACAAAATCGTCCGCGCCGACGTGTTCCAATATCTGCGAAATGCCGCCGCCGAAGGCAAACAGTTCGACCTGATCGTCATGGATCCGCCCAGCTTTTCCAACAGCAAAAAGATGCTCGACATCCTCGACATCCAGCGCGACCATAAAAAGCTGATTGACGGCGCGATGAACCTGCTCGCTTCAGACGGCATTCTTTATTTTTCCAACAACTTGCGAAGTTTTGTATTGGACGATTCGGTCGCGGAACAATACGCCGTCAAAGACATTTCCAAGCAGTCCGTTCCCGACGATTTCCGCAACAAAAAAATCCATCAATGCTGGGAAATCAAGCATAAATAA